In the Populus trichocarpa isolate Nisqually-1 chromosome 1, P.trichocarpa_v4.1, whole genome shotgun sequence genome, one interval contains:
- the LOC112323995 gene encoding LOW QUALITY PROTEIN: disease resistance protein At4g27190 (The sequence of the model RefSeq protein was modified relative to this genomic sequence to represent the inferred CDS: inserted 5 bases in 3 codons; deleted 1 base in 1 codon): MALESAGGSIIAMLAELMVEPVGRQFRYMFCFNNFAQEFKEREENLVSEKDRLQDVVRAPERNAEEIYKDVKKWLEDANNEIEGAKPLENEIGKNGKCFTWCPNCMRQFKLSKALAKKSETFRKLGESSEKFTKVADKRPPQRIEFLTSKEFTPSKSSEEALEQIMEALKDDNVNMIGLYGMGGVGKTTLVKEVGRIATESQLFDEVLMATVSQNPNVIDIQNRMADMLGLKIEENSKEGRADRLRQRLKKVEKMLITLDDVWKHIDLKEIGIPFGDDHRGCKILLTTRRKNICSSMKCQQKVFLRVLPEKEACDLFRINAGLDDGDSTLNEVARDVARECHGLPIALVTMGRALRDESAVKWKRVSKQLKNSQFPDMEQIEEKNAYACLKLSYDYLKSKETKLCFLLCCLFPEDYNIPVEDLTRYAVGYGLHQDGEPIEDAREQVHVAIKDLKACCLLLGTETEEHVRMHDLVRDVAIQIASSKEYGFMVLEKWPTSIESFEGCTTISLMGNKLAELPEGLVCPQLKVLLLELDDGLNVPERFFEGMKEIEVLSLKGGCLSLQSLELSTKLQLSLLTECECKDLISLRKLQGLKILGLMSCLSIEELPDEIGELKELRLLDVTGCQRLRRIPVNLIGRLKKLEELLIGDGSFDGWDVVGCXTGGMNASLTELNSLSQLAVLSLRIPKVECIPRDFVFPVSLRKYDIILGNWFVVANYGYPTSTRLILAGTSLNAKTFEQLFLHKLEFVKAXGCGDLSTLFPARLREGLKNLKEVIVDSCKSLEEVFELGEADEGSSEEEXGHTRHVSLQSLAHLNLNSLDKLIFIFTPSLAYSLPKLESLRISECGELKHIIREEDGEKKIIPESPCFPQLKTINISFCDKLEYVFPVSLSHNRDGIIKFPQLRELSLWLRSNYSFLGPRNFDAQLPLQELTIQGHEEVGNWLAQLQQNDFLQRLEYVHVYDCGDVCTPFPAKLLRDLKNLRRVEIEDCKSLEEVFKFA, translated from the exons ATGGCTCTCGAAAGTGCTGGTGGATCCATTATAGCTATGCTAGCAGAACTCATGGTGGAACCAGTAGGAAGGCAGTTCCGTTACATGTTCTGTTTCAACAATTTTGCTCAAGAATtcaaagaaagagaggagaaccTGGTTTCGGAAAAAGATCGTCTGCAAGATGTTGTCAGAGCTCCTGAAAGGAATGCTGAAGAAATTTACAAAGATGTCAAAAAGTGGCTGGAAGATGCAAACAACGAAATTGAAGGTGCGAAGCCGTTGGAAaatgaaataggaaaaaatGGCAAATGCTTTACTTGGTGCCCAAACTGCATGCGACAATTCAAGTTAAGCAAGGCACTGGCCAAGAAGTCGGAGACTTTCAGAAAACTTGGAGAAAGTAGCGAAAAGTTTACAAAAGTGGCCGACAAACGTCCTCCTCAGCGCATAGAATTTCTAACATCAAAGGAATTCACGCCCTCAAAATCGTCAGAAGAAGCTTTGGAACAGATTATGGAAGCTCTCAAAGATGACAACGTCAATATGATCGGACTGTACGGCATGGGAGGGGTGGGTAAAACCACCTTGGTGAAAGAAGTAGGCAGGATAGCCACAGAGTCGCAGCTTTTTGATGAAGTTTTGATGGCTACGGTGTCGCAGAATCCAAATGTCATAGACATTCAGAACCGAATGGCAGATATGTTAGGtttgaaaattgaagaaaacagtAAAGAAGGGAGAGCAGATCGATTACGGCAGAGACTGAAGAAAGTGGAGAAGATGCTTATAACCCTGGATGATGTTTGGAAACATATTGACTTGAAAGAGATAGGGATCCCATTTGGTGATGATCACAGGGGTTGTAAAATTCTTCTAACAACTCGTCGTAAAAATATATGTTCTTCTATGAAGTGCCAGCAAAAAGTGTTCTTAAGAGTATTACCTGAAAAAGAAGCATGCGATTTATTCAGAATCAATGCAGGTTTAGATGATGGGGACTCTACCTTGAACGAAGTGGCAAGGGATGTTGCGAGAGAATGCCACGGCTTGCCTATAGCACTCGTGACAATGGGAAGGGCTCTAAGAGATGAATCTGCAGTTAAGTGGAAAAGAGTGTCTAAACAGCTCAAAAACTCTCAATTTCCGGACATGgaacaaattgaagaaaaaaatgcatatgCATGTCTTAAGTTGAGCTACGATTATTTGAAGTCCAAGGAAACCAAGTTATGTTTCTTGCTATGCTGTTTATTTCCAGAAGATTACAACATTCCAGTCGAGGACTTGACGAGATATGCAGTTGGCTATGGGTTACATCAAGATGGGGAGCCCATTGAAGATGCAAGGGAACAAGTTCATGTGGCAATCAAAGACCTCAAAGCTTGTTGTTTGTTGTTGGGCACTGAAACTGAAGAACATGTGAGAATGCATGACTTGGTTCGTGATGTTGCTATTCAGATAGCAtcatcaaaagaatatggattcATGGTATTGGAGAAGTGGCCAACGAGTATTGAAAGCTTTGAAGGTTGCACAACAATTTCGTTAATGGGCAATAAACTAGCAGAACTTCCTGAAGGATTGGTATGTCCACAGCTCAAAGTTCTATTATTAGAACTGGATGATGGTTTGAATGTTCCAGAGAGGTTTTTTGAAGggatgaaagaaattgaagttttgtcTCTGAAGGGAGGGTGTTTGTCATTGCAATCACTCGAACTCTCAACGAAACTTCAATTGTCGCTGTTGACGGAGTGCGAATGCAAGGACCTCATTTCGTTGAGAAAGCTGCAGGGACTTAAGATTCTTGGTCTTATGTCGTGCTTATCCATTGAAGAATTACCTGATGAAATAGGAGAGCTCAAGGAGTTAAGGTTGTTGGATGTGACAGGTTGTCAAAGGCTAAGAAGGATCCCTGTGAATTTGATTGGAAGGTTGAAGAAGTTAGAAGAGCTGTTGATCGGGGATGGCAGCTTTGATGGATGGGATGTTGTTGGATG CACAGGAGGAATGAATGCAAGCCTAACAGAACTAAATTCGTTGTCTCAGTTAGCCGTATTATCATTGAGGATACCGAAGGTTGAATGCATTCccagagattttgtttttccagttAGCTTGCgcaaatatgatataatattaGGGAATTGGTTTGTGGTAGCCAATTATGGATACCCAACCTCGACAAGATTAATTTTGGCTGGTACATCCTTAAATGCGAAGACATTTGAGCAATTGtttttacataaattagaaTTTGTAAAAG AGGGTTGTGGGGATCTTTCCACTCTGTTTCCAGCAAGATTGCGGGAaggtttaaaaaatctaaaggaGGTGATTGTTGACAGCTGTAAATCATTGGAAGAGGTATTTGAATTGGGTGAGGCTGATGAAGGAAGCAGTGAGGAGGA GGGGCACACCAGGCATGTAAGCCTTCAAAGTCTTGCTCATCTGAATTTGAATTCTCTCGACAAACTCATATTTATCTTCACACCGTCCCTCGCTTACAGTCTGCCAAAGCTAGAAAGCCTTCGTATAAGTGAATGCGGTGAATTGAAGCATATTATCAGAGAAGAggatggtgaaaaaaaaataattccagaGTCTCCTTGCTTCCCacaatta aaaactatcaacATATCTTTCTGTGATAAACTGGAATATGTCTTCCCAGTCTCTTTGTCACATAACAGAGATGGCATCATCAAGTTCCCTCAACTAAGAGAATTGTCTCTTTGGCTCCGATCAAATTACAGCTTTTTAGGTCCAAGGAATTTTGATGCTCAATTGCCTTTGCAAGAATTAACCATTCAAGGCCACGAAGAAGTGGGTAATTGGTTGGCACAGCTACAA CAAAACGACTTCTTACAAAGATTAGAATATGTACACGTGTACGATTGTGGGGATGTTTGCACTCCGTTTCCAGCAAAATTGCTGCGAGATCTGAAAAATCTAAGGAGGGTGGAAATTGAGGACTGCAAATCATTGGAAGAGGTATTTAAATTTGCGTGA